One genomic segment of Amycolatopsis sp. WQ 127309 includes these proteins:
- a CDS encoding bifunctional o-acetylhomoserine/o-acetylserine sulfhydrylase has protein sequence MSADDTSAWSFETTQIHAGAAPDPATGARATPIYQTTSYVFRDSQHGADLFSLAEPGNIYTRIMNPTQDVLEQRVAALEGGVAALAFASGSAATTAAILNLANAGDHFVSSPSLYGGTYNLFHYTLPKLGIEVSFVEDQDDLEQWRAAVRPNTKLFFAETLANPGSNVLDIRGVATTAHEAGVPLVVDNTVPTPFLLRPIEHGADIVVHSATKYLGGHGTTVAGVLVDGGTFDFGKDAAKFPGFNEPDPSYHGLKYWEALGPGAYAAKARVQILRDTGAAISPLNSFLILQGIETLSLRIERHVSNAQALAEWLEQRDEVEKVYYAGLPSSPFYSAAQKYLPRGAGAVLSFDLRGGVAAGRKFVDGTELHSQLVNIGDVRSLIVHPASTTHSQLSPEEQLASGVTPGLVRLAVGLEGIEDLKADLEAGFRAAKADL, from the coding sequence ATGAGCGCGGACGACACCTCGGCGTGGTCCTTCGAGACCACGCAGATCCACGCGGGCGCCGCGCCGGATCCGGCGACGGGCGCGCGGGCGACGCCGATCTACCAGACGACGTCGTACGTCTTCCGCGACAGCCAGCACGGCGCCGACCTGTTCAGCCTGGCCGAGCCGGGCAACATCTACACGCGGATCATGAACCCGACCCAGGACGTCCTGGAGCAGCGGGTCGCCGCGCTCGAAGGCGGCGTCGCGGCGCTCGCGTTCGCGTCCGGTTCGGCCGCCACCACCGCGGCGATCCTCAACCTGGCCAACGCCGGTGACCACTTCGTCTCCAGCCCGTCGCTCTACGGCGGCACCTACAACCTCTTCCACTACACGCTGCCGAAGCTGGGCATCGAGGTCTCGTTCGTCGAGGACCAGGACGACCTCGAGCAGTGGCGCGCCGCCGTCCGCCCGAACACCAAGCTGTTCTTCGCCGAGACGCTGGCCAACCCGGGCAGCAACGTCCTCGACATCCGCGGGGTCGCCACGACCGCGCACGAGGCCGGTGTCCCGCTGGTCGTCGACAACACCGTGCCGACGCCGTTCCTGCTGCGCCCGATCGAGCACGGCGCCGACATCGTCGTCCACTCGGCGACGAAGTACCTCGGCGGCCACGGCACCACGGTCGCCGGCGTGCTGGTCGACGGCGGCACGTTCGACTTCGGCAAGGACGCGGCGAAGTTCCCGGGCTTCAACGAGCCGGACCCAAGCTACCACGGTCTCAAGTACTGGGAGGCGCTCGGCCCGGGCGCGTACGCGGCCAAGGCGCGCGTCCAGATCCTGCGCGACACCGGCGCGGCGATCTCGCCGCTGAACAGCTTCCTGATCCTGCAGGGCATCGAGACGCTGTCGCTGCGCATCGAGCGGCACGTGTCGAACGCGCAGGCGCTCGCCGAGTGGCTCGAGCAGCGCGACGAGGTCGAGAAGGTCTACTACGCGGGCCTGCCGTCCAGCCCGTTCTACTCCGCGGCGCAGAAGTACCTGCCGCGCGGCGCCGGCGCGGTCCTGTCGTTCGACCTGCGCGGCGGCGTCGCGGCGGGCCGGAAGTTCGTCGACGGCACCGAACTGCACAGCCAGCTGGTGAACATCGGCGACGTCCGCAGCCTGATCGTGCACCCGGCGTCGACCACGCACAGCCAGCTTTCGCCGGAGGAGCAGCTGGCCAGCGGCGTGACGCCGGGCCTGGTCCGGCTCGCCGTCGGGCTGGAGGGCATCGAGGACCTCAAGGCCGACCTGGAGGCCGGATTCCGGGCGGCCAAGGCGGATCTGTGA
- the rdmE gene encoding aklavinone 12-hydroxylase RdmE — MAERTQVLVVGAGLGGLSASMFLAQAGVDVLTVERHTGTSVHSRASGQNWRTMELFHWAGIDDDVLHASPRASQGLRITVATSLAGQVFHRLTEDGSEFDVSATTTMPHGMAGQDVVEPILLAAAEKAGARVRFRTELIELTQDDDGVTATLRHRDSGAETVVRADYVVAADGGRSGIRQGLGIPTEGLDGLSHCLGVVFDADLGDRVKAGVTDLFYLQNPEFTAGLSNTDVAGRYVFAPDYHPERGESPDDFGHDRLVAMIRTATDLPELDPKIVWTGSWEIAARIAERFRAGRVFLAGDAAKVTPPSGGQGGNTAVGDGADIAWKLASVLRGDAGDALLDTYEAERKPIARMIVDMSLHNLKQRMHPDLDVSGLTKAEDPLAAVLGFRYRSTAVLSEEPDDGARVEDVHAPTGRPGFRAPGTASTVDLLGHSWVLLCAGDASRWASAADVDCHAIKGEEFAAKYGLSAGGASLVRPDGIVAWRAKEPVDDPAAELKRVLDAVLSR; from the coding sequence ATGGCGGAACGGACACAGGTGCTGGTCGTGGGGGCCGGGCTCGGCGGGCTGTCGGCGTCGATGTTCCTGGCGCAGGCAGGAGTGGACGTGCTGACGGTCGAGCGGCACACCGGAACGTCGGTCCACTCGCGAGCGTCCGGGCAGAACTGGCGCACGATGGAGCTGTTCCACTGGGCGGGCATCGACGACGACGTGCTGCACGCGAGCCCGCGGGCGTCGCAGGGCCTGCGGATCACGGTCGCGACCAGCTTGGCCGGCCAGGTCTTCCACCGGCTCACCGAAGACGGCAGCGAGTTCGACGTCTCGGCCACGACCACGATGCCGCACGGCATGGCCGGGCAGGACGTCGTCGAGCCGATCCTGCTGGCGGCCGCGGAAAAGGCGGGCGCGCGCGTCCGGTTCCGGACCGAGCTGATCGAGCTGACCCAGGACGACGACGGCGTCACCGCGACGCTGCGGCACCGCGACTCCGGCGCGGAGACGGTGGTGCGCGCGGACTACGTCGTCGCCGCTGACGGCGGGCGCAGCGGGATCCGGCAGGGGCTGGGCATTCCGACCGAGGGCTTGGACGGGCTCAGCCACTGCCTGGGCGTGGTGTTCGACGCCGACCTCGGCGACCGCGTCAAGGCGGGCGTGACCGATCTCTTCTACCTGCAGAACCCGGAGTTCACGGCCGGGCTGTCGAACACCGACGTCGCCGGCCGGTACGTCTTCGCCCCGGACTACCACCCGGAACGCGGCGAGAGCCCGGACGACTTCGGCCACGACCGGCTGGTCGCGATGATCCGCACCGCGACCGACCTGCCCGAGCTCGACCCGAAGATCGTCTGGACGGGCTCGTGGGAGATCGCCGCGCGGATCGCGGAGCGGTTCCGCGCCGGCCGCGTCTTCCTGGCCGGCGACGCGGCGAAGGTGACCCCGCCGTCCGGCGGCCAGGGCGGCAACACCGCGGTAGGCGACGGCGCGGACATCGCGTGGAAGCTCGCATCGGTCCTCCGCGGCGACGCGGGCGACGCGCTGCTGGACACCTACGAGGCCGAGCGGAAGCCGATCGCACGGATGATTGTCGACATGTCGCTGCACAACCTGAAGCAGCGCATGCACCCGGACCTGGACGTCTCCGGCTTGACGAAGGCCGAGGACCCCCTGGCGGCGGTCCTCGGCTTCCGCTACCGCTCGACGGCGGTGCTCTCGGAGGAACCGGACGACGGCGCACGCGTCGAAGACGTCCACGCGCCAACCGGACGGCCCGGGTTCCGCGCGCCGGGCACGGCGTCCACAGTGGACTTGCTGGGGCACTCGTGGGTCCTGCTGTGCGCGGGTGACGCCTCGCGGTGGGCGTCCGCCGCCGACGTCGACTGCCACGCCATCAAGGGCGAGGAGTTCGCGGCGAAGTACGGCCTTTCCGCCGGGGGCGCCTCCCTGGTGCGGCCGGACGGCATCGTCGCGTGGCGCGCGAAGGAACCGGTCGACGACCCGGCGGCCGAGCTGAAGCGGGTCCTGGACGCGGTCCTGTCGCGTTAG
- a CDS encoding class I SAM-dependent methyltransferase → MSEPRRIVESGYDSSAERYLEWSARITDDPRLRFLGELTGRLADGAAVLDLGCGAGVPCTALLAERREVLGVDVSAAQLDLARRNVPGARFEKGDMAEVSFPGGSFDAVTAFYSVLHVPREEQGDLFKRIACWLRPGGWFLAALGCSEANGVEADWLGTPMFFSSHAPAENRRLLEAAGFTLVVDEPVTIHEPEGEATFHWVLARS, encoded by the coding sequence GTGAGCGAACCCCGGCGGATCGTCGAATCCGGCTACGACAGCTCGGCGGAGCGCTACCTCGAGTGGAGCGCGCGCATCACCGACGACCCGCGGCTGCGGTTCCTGGGGGAGCTGACCGGCCGGCTCGCCGACGGCGCCGCGGTGCTCGACCTCGGCTGCGGCGCGGGGGTGCCGTGCACGGCGTTGCTCGCCGAGCGGCGCGAGGTCCTCGGCGTCGACGTCTCCGCGGCGCAGCTGGATCTCGCGCGCCGGAACGTCCCCGGCGCGCGGTTCGAGAAGGGCGACATGGCGGAGGTGTCGTTCCCGGGCGGGAGTTTCGACGCCGTCACGGCGTTCTACTCGGTGCTGCACGTGCCCCGCGAGGAGCAGGGCGACCTCTTCAAGCGGATCGCCTGCTGGCTGCGGCCCGGCGGCTGGTTCCTGGCCGCGCTGGGCTGCAGTGAGGCGAACGGCGTCGAAGCCGACTGGCTCGGTACGCCGATGTTCTTCAGCAGCCACGCCCCGGCGGAGAACCGGCGGCTCCTCGAAGCCGCCGGTTTCACGCTGGTCGTGGACGAGCCCGTGACGATCCACGAGCCCGAAGGCGAAGCGACCTTCCACTGGGTGCTGGCCCGGTCGTGA